The Lentzea guizhouensis genome contains a region encoding:
- a CDS encoding AfsR/SARP family transcriptional regulator → MDWLRFNGLVGRARPRAASGDVAGAAALFREALGLWRGVPFEDLPGLRAEAVSLQSARLDAVEACAELELRLGLHHRVGKDLAAVVAEHPLRERARAQLMLAQYRSGRRADALRTYQDARRVLVEQIGLEPGPELRELHEQVLRDAPALLAPVRAEVPGGAVPAAAPGPAVRRSVGRAGRAGRRSRGGPRRARRGRAVGSW, encoded by the coding sequence GTGGACTGGTTGCGGTTCAACGGACTCGTCGGCCGGGCTCGGCCGCGCGCGGCGAGTGGTGACGTGGCGGGCGCCGCGGCGCTGTTCCGCGAGGCGTTGGGGTTGTGGCGCGGTGTGCCGTTCGAGGACCTGCCCGGTCTGCGCGCGGAAGCGGTGTCGCTGCAGTCCGCGCGGTTGGACGCGGTGGAGGCGTGCGCCGAGCTGGAGCTGCGGCTCGGGCTGCACCACCGGGTCGGCAAGGACCTGGCCGCGGTGGTGGCGGAACACCCGCTGCGCGAGCGGGCGCGGGCGCAGCTGATGCTGGCCCAGTACCGGTCGGGCCGGCGGGCCGACGCGCTGCGCACCTACCAGGACGCCCGGCGGGTGCTGGTCGAGCAGATCGGCCTGGAGCCCGGTCCGGAACTGCGGGAACTGCACGAGCAGGTGCTGCGTGACGCACCGGCGCTGCTCGCGCCGGTCCGTGCCGAGGTGCCGGGCGGCGCCGTCCCAGCTGCCGCGCCAGGTCCTGCCGTTCGCCGGTCGGTCGGCCGAGCTGGCCGAGCTGGACGCCGCTCTCGCGGCGGGCCCCGACGTGCCCGGCGTGGTCGTGCTGTCGGGTCCTGGTGA
- a CDS encoding AfsR/SARP family transcriptional regulator encodes MTPAPAEFGVLGPIRFLRGGVEERVGGPRERAVLARLVFDANRVVSVDRLIEAVWHGDRPAARGQVAICVSGCGVRSASRAGPSTPRARLRGAAGRGRRGLVAVQRTRRPGSAARGEW; translated from the coding sequence TTGACCCCCGCCCCGGCCGAGTTCGGCGTGCTGGGCCCGATCCGGTTCCTGCGCGGTGGCGTGGAGGAGCGGGTGGGCGGTCCCCGCGAGCGCGCGGTGCTGGCGCGGCTGGTGTTCGACGCCAACCGGGTGGTCAGCGTGGACCGGCTCATCGAGGCGGTGTGGCACGGCGACCGGCCAGCAGCGCGCGGTCAGGTCGCGATCTGCGTGTCCGGCTGCGGCGTGCGCTCGGCGAGTCGGGCCGGGCCATCGACACCGCGAGCCCGGCTACGTGGCGCGGCTGGACGAGGACGCCGTGGACTGGTTGCGGTTCAACGGACTCGTCGGCCGGGCTCGGCCGCGCGCGGCGAGTGGTGA
- a CDS encoding DegT/DnrJ/EryC1/StrS family aminotransferase has protein sequence MATLVWDYSREYELERKDILDAVETVFSSGRLVLGPSVSSFEAEFAAYHGVAHCVGVDNGTNAIRLALQALGVGRGDEVVTVANTAAPTVLAIDAVGATPVFVDVDPDTYLMDVAQVASVITPRTKALLPVHLYGQCVDMEPLQELARRHGLLVLEDCAQAHGARHHGRVAGSMGDAAAFSFYPTKVLGAYGDGGATITDNPEVDANLRRHRYYGMEKTYYVVETPGHNCRLDEVQAEILRRKLVRLDDYVAARQAVAARYAEALADTDLVLPATAPGNTHVHYVHVVRHPRRDDILERLKAHDIHLNISYPWPVHTMTGFAHLGYAEGSLPVTERVAGEIFSLPMYPSLPQETQEHVVDALKQVLATL, from the coding sequence ATGGCCACGCTCGTCTGGGACTACTCGCGCGAATACGAATTGGAGCGCAAGGACATACTCGACGCGGTCGAGACGGTGTTCTCCTCCGGCCGGCTCGTCCTCGGGCCGAGCGTGTCGTCCTTCGAGGCGGAGTTCGCGGCCTACCACGGAGTCGCCCACTGCGTCGGCGTGGACAACGGCACGAACGCCATCCGCCTGGCCCTCCAGGCGCTCGGCGTCGGCCGCGGCGACGAGGTGGTCACGGTGGCCAACACCGCCGCGCCGACCGTGCTGGCGATCGACGCCGTCGGCGCCACACCGGTGTTCGTCGACGTGGACCCGGACACCTACCTGATGGACGTCGCCCAGGTGGCTTCGGTGATCACACCGCGCACCAAAGCCCTGCTGCCGGTGCACTTGTACGGCCAGTGCGTGGACATGGAACCGTTGCAGGAGCTCGCACGGCGACACGGCCTGCTGGTGCTGGAGGACTGCGCCCAGGCGCACGGCGCGCGCCACCACGGCCGGGTGGCCGGGTCGATGGGCGACGCCGCCGCGTTCTCCTTCTACCCCACCAAGGTGCTCGGCGCCTACGGCGACGGCGGCGCGACGATCACCGACAACCCGGAGGTGGACGCGAACCTGCGCCGCCACCGCTACTACGGCATGGAGAAGACCTACTACGTCGTGGAGACGCCCGGCCACAACTGCCGGCTCGACGAGGTGCAGGCGGAGATCCTGCGCCGCAAGCTCGTCCGCCTGGACGACTACGTCGCGGCGCGGCAGGCGGTGGCCGCGCGGTACGCGGAGGCGCTGGCGGACACCGACCTGGTGCTGCCCGCGACCGCACCGGGCAACACGCACGTGCACTACGTCCACGTGGTGCGCCACCCGCGGCGCGACGACATCCTGGAACGCTTGAAGGCGCACGACATCCACCTGAACATCAGCTACCCGTGGCCGGTGCACACCATGACCGGTTTCGCGCACCTGGGCTACGCCGAGGGCAGCCTGCCGGTGACCGAGCGGGTGGCCGGCGAGATCTTCTCGCTGCCGATGTACCCGTCGCTGCCCCAGGAGACGCAGGAGCACGTGGTGGACGCGCTCAAGCAGGTGCTGGCGACGCTCTGA
- a CDS encoding NDP-hexose 2,3-dehydratase family protein, which translates to MTAPTRRPTQTRLAESMLAARDTDAVHAWLARTAEHSWMNVERVPLDGLAGWLTEPGTGNLRHHTGRFFSVESLAVDLPGTPVPHWSQPIINQPEIGILGILVREVDGVLHCLMQAKHEPGNANGLQLSPTVQATRSNYTRVHQGKPIPYLEHFRDTSGHHVLVDIRQSEQGAWFYRKRNRNMVVEVDGAIEVREGFRWFTLGEIAGLMTVPDLVNMDARTVLACLPGGGAALARAAADPFSEALVRSGDPATPGVHTTGEVLSWITEVRTRTDLRVALGPLAGLPDWTREDGVIAHRSGGFFTVVGVDVRAGGREVGTWSQPMIEPVGTGVIAFLVKEIGGVLHVLTHARTEAGYADVTELAPTVQCVPETHDHLPVRPRFLDEVLGSTRIRFDAVLSEEGGRFLGARNRYLVVETDAEVARDDPEYRWLTLHQYEELLRHSFYVNIQARSLLLCLRSLVPRG; encoded by the coding sequence GTGACCGCGCCCACCCGCCGTCCCACCCAGACGCGCCTGGCCGAGTCGATGCTCGCCGCGCGTGACACCGACGCCGTGCACGCCTGGCTCGCCCGCACCGCGGAACACAGCTGGATGAACGTCGAGCGCGTGCCGCTGGACGGCCTCGCGGGCTGGCTCACCGAACCGGGCACCGGCAACCTGCGCCACCACACCGGCCGGTTCTTCAGCGTCGAGTCGCTCGCCGTCGACCTGCCGGGCACGCCCGTGCCGCACTGGTCGCAACCGATCATCAACCAGCCGGAGATCGGCATCCTCGGCATCCTCGTCCGCGAGGTCGACGGCGTGCTGCACTGCCTGATGCAGGCCAAGCACGAACCGGGCAACGCCAACGGACTGCAGCTGTCGCCGACCGTGCAGGCCACCCGCAGCAACTACACCCGCGTGCACCAGGGCAAGCCCATCCCCTACCTGGAGCACTTCCGCGACACCTCCGGCCACCACGTCCTGGTGGACATCCGGCAGTCCGAGCAGGGCGCGTGGTTCTACCGCAAGCGCAACCGCAACATGGTCGTCGAGGTCGACGGCGCGATCGAGGTGCGCGAGGGGTTCCGCTGGTTCACCCTCGGCGAGATCGCCGGCCTGATGACCGTGCCGGACCTGGTGAACATGGACGCCCGCACGGTGCTGGCCTGCCTGCCCGGCGGCGGCGCGGCCCTGGCCCGGGCGGCGGCCGACCCGTTCAGCGAAGCCCTGGTCCGGTCCGGCGACCCGGCCACGCCCGGCGTGCACACCACCGGGGAGGTGCTGAGCTGGATCACCGAGGTCCGCACGCGCACCGACCTCCGGGTCGCCCTCGGCCCGTTGGCCGGGTTGCCGGACTGGACCCGCGAGGACGGCGTCATCGCGCACCGTAGCGGCGGGTTCTTCACCGTCGTGGGCGTGGACGTGCGGGCCGGCGGGCGTGAGGTCGGAACGTGGTCCCAGCCGATGATCGAACCGGTCGGCACGGGCGTGATCGCGTTCCTGGTCAAGGAGATCGGCGGCGTGCTGCACGTGCTCACCCACGCGCGCACCGAGGCCGGCTACGCCGACGTGACCGAGCTGGCGCCCACCGTGCAGTGCGTGCCCGAGACACACGACCACCTGCCGGTGCGGCCCCGGTTCCTCGACGAGGTGCTCGGCTCGACCAGGATCCGCTTCGACGCCGTGCTGTCCGAGGAAGGCGGCCGGTTCCTCGGCGCCCGCAACCGGTACCTGGTCGTGGAGACCGACGCCGAAGTCGCACGGGACGACCCCGAGTACCGGTGGCTGACCCTGCACCAGTACGAAGAGCTGCTGCGGCACAGCTTCTACGTCAACATCCAGGCCCGCAGCCTGCTGCTGTGCCTGCGCAGCCTCGTCCCGCGCGGGTGA
- a CDS encoding dTDP-4-dehydrorhamnose 3,5-epimerase family protein: MKARALSVGGAWEFEPEVFPDDRGLFVSPFQHEVFAEAVGAPLFAVAQASASVSRRGVARGVHYARTAPGCAKYVTCSRGRVLDIVVDLRAGSPTFGEWDSVELAGDGFRAVYLPPGLGHAFIALDDHSTVHYLLSRAYEPADELAVSLLDPDLALPVPADVVLSERDRTAPGLVLARNTGLLPVHAA, from the coding sequence ATGAAAGCCCGCGCACTCTCTGTCGGCGGGGCCTGGGAGTTCGAGCCCGAGGTGTTCCCGGACGACCGCGGCCTGTTCGTCTCCCCGTTCCAGCACGAGGTGTTCGCCGAGGCGGTCGGTGCGCCGCTGTTCGCCGTGGCCCAGGCCAGCGCCAGCGTGTCCCGCCGCGGGGTTGCCCGCGGCGTGCACTACGCCCGCACGGCACCGGGTTGCGCGAAGTACGTGACCTGTTCGCGTGGGCGTGTGCTGGACATCGTGGTGGACCTGCGGGCCGGCTCGCCGACGTTCGGCGAGTGGGACTCCGTCGAGCTGGCGGGCGACGGCTTCCGCGCCGTCTACCTCCCGCCCGGACTCGGCCACGCGTTCATCGCCCTGGACGACCACTCCACTGTGCACTACCTGCTGTCCCGCGCCTACGAACCCGCCGACGAGCTGGCGGTGTCCCTCTTGGACCCGGACCTGGCGCTACCGGTGCCGGCCGACGTCGTGCTGTCCGAACGCGACCGCACCGCACCGGGCCTGGTCCTCGCACGCAACACCGGACTGCTGCCGGTACACGCCGCCTGA
- a CDS encoding NAD-dependent epimerase/dehydratase family protein, with translation MPGELAGALVAVLGGSGFVGSAVSARLAARARGAGGGTRPGVPPFPAELVAADLTEPGAVAAAVAGADVVLPLVLFTGGGTWRSPPGAADAARVNVGIVAEAVDAARGTVVFAGSTSQVGPGAPERIDGTETDHPESEYDRQKCAAERVVLAAGGCSLRLPTVFGPSTGSPDRGVVTAMARRALAGEPLTVWGAGDVERDLVFVEDVAEAFAAAVAHADRLAGRAWLVGSGAGVAVRALFELVAATVAELTGRPAVPVRSVPPPPYATASDFRSLVADPAGLTLATGWRARVPLADAVSRTVAHLLQSSMDSPRPGTPNPA, from the coding sequence GTGCCGGGGGAACTGGCCGGCGCGCTCGTCGCGGTGCTCGGCGGGTCGGGGTTCGTGGGTTCCGCGGTGTCCGCACGGCTGGCGGCGCGGGCGCGCGGTGCGGGTGGTGGCACGCGACCCGGCGTGCCGCCGTTCCCGGCCGAGCTCGTCGCGGCCGACCTCACCGAGCCCGGCGCGGTGGCCGCCGCGGTCGCGGGCGCGGACGTGGTGCTGCCACTGGTGCTGTTCACCGGCGGCGGCACCTGGCGGTCGCCGCCGGGCGCGGCCGACGCCGCCAGGGTCAACGTCGGCATCGTCGCCGAGGCGGTGGACGCGGCTCGGGGGACCGTCGTGTTCGCCGGCTCCACCTCGCAGGTGGGGCCGGGTGCGCCGGAGCGGATCGACGGCACCGAGACCGACCACCCCGAGTCGGAGTACGACCGGCAGAAGTGCGCCGCCGAACGGGTCGTGCTCGCTGCGGGCGGCTGCTCCCTGAGGCTGCCCACCGTGTTCGGCCCCTCCACCGGCTCCCCGGACCGGGGCGTGGTGACCGCGATGGCGCGGCGTGCGCTCGCAGGCGAGCCGCTGACCGTGTGGGGAGCCGGGGACGTGGAACGCGACCTGGTGTTCGTCGAGGACGTCGCCGAGGCGTTCGCGGCGGCCGTGGCGCACGCCGACCGGCTGGCCGGGCGGGCGTGGCTCGTCGGCTCGGGCGCAGGTGTCGCGGTGCGCGCGTTGTTCGAGCTCGTCGCCGCCACCGTCGCGGAACTGACCGGTCGCCCGGCCGTGCCGGTGCGGTCGGTGCCGCCACCGCCATATGCCACCGCGTCGGACTTCCGCAGCCTCGTGGCCGACCCGGCCGGCCTCACCCTGGCCACCGGTTGGCGGGCTCGGGTTCCACTGGCCGACGCGGTGTCGAGGACCGTCGCCCACCTCCTCCAGTCCTCGATGGACAGTCCGCGGCCGGGTACCCCTAACCCCGCGTAG
- a CDS encoding class I SAM-dependent methyltransferase — protein MPNQSTCRVCAGTVTEFLDLGQQPLSDAFRLPEDTSAEFTYRLAVGACADCAMVQLMEEVPREKMFHQDYPYLSQGSAVMREHFRALAERFLSTELAGEDPLVVELGCNDGTMLRTVAAAGVRHLGVEPSGAVADLAAEAGVRVRKDFFEESTALSIRDQDGPADLVYAANTFCHIPYVDSILRGVVALLKPGGAFVFEDPYLGDIVEQTSFDQIYDEHFFLFSATSVDAMARRHGLELVDVERLPVHGGEVRYTLALPGARTPSAAVAALLAEEQARGLHDRAVLDGFADRVRAIRTDLLALLEDLKAKGERVVGYGATAKSATVTNLCGIGPDLVEFISDTTPAKQHRLAPGSGIPVRPPAAFADPHPGYALLFAWNHAAEIMAKEEAFREAGGKWILYVPDVHVV, from the coding sequence ATGCCCAACCAGTCCACCTGCCGCGTCTGCGCCGGGACGGTCACCGAGTTCCTCGACCTCGGTCAGCAGCCGCTGTCCGACGCGTTCCGGCTGCCCGAGGACACCTCCGCGGAGTTCACCTACCGCCTCGCCGTGGGCGCGTGCGCGGACTGCGCGATGGTGCAGCTGATGGAGGAGGTGCCCAGGGAGAAGATGTTCCACCAGGACTACCCCTACCTGTCCCAGGGGTCCGCGGTGATGCGCGAGCACTTCCGCGCCCTGGCCGAGCGGTTCCTGAGCACCGAGCTGGCGGGCGAGGACCCGCTCGTGGTCGAGCTGGGCTGCAACGACGGCACCATGTTGCGCACCGTCGCGGCGGCGGGCGTGCGGCACCTGGGCGTGGAACCGTCCGGCGCGGTCGCCGACCTGGCCGCCGAGGCGGGCGTGCGGGTCCGCAAGGACTTCTTCGAGGAGTCCACCGCGCTGTCCATCCGCGACCAGGACGGTCCGGCCGACCTCGTGTACGCCGCGAACACGTTCTGCCACATCCCTTACGTGGACTCGATCCTGCGCGGCGTCGTGGCGCTGCTCAAGCCCGGCGGGGCGTTCGTGTTCGAGGACCCCTACCTCGGCGACATCGTCGAGCAGACCTCGTTCGACCAGATCTACGACGAGCACTTCTTCCTGTTCAGTGCCACCTCCGTGGACGCCATGGCCCGCCGGCACGGCCTGGAGCTGGTCGACGTCGAGCGCCTGCCGGTGCACGGCGGCGAGGTCCGCTACACCCTGGCCCTGCCCGGTGCGCGCACCCCCTCCGCGGCCGTCGCCGCCCTGCTCGCCGAGGAGCAGGCGCGCGGCCTGCACGACCGCGCCGTCCTCGACGGGTTCGCAGACCGGGTCCGCGCGATCCGCACCGACCTCCTGGCGCTGCTGGAGGACCTGAAGGCGAAGGGGGAGCGGGTCGTCGGCTACGGCGCGACCGCCAAGAGCGCCACCGTCACGAACCTCTGCGGCATCGGACCGGACCTGGTCGAGTTCATCAGCGACACCACGCCCGCCAAACAGCACAGGCTGGCGCCCGGCTCCGGCATCCCGGTGCGCCCGCCGGCCGCCTTCGCCGACCCCCACCCCGGCTACGCGCTGCTGTTCGCCTGGAACCACGCCGCGGAGATCATGGCCAAGGAGGAGGCGTTCCGCGAGGCGGGCGGCAAGTGGATCCTGTACGTGCCCGACGTCCACGTGGTGTGA
- a CDS encoding helix-turn-helix transcriptional regulator: MRHLRRAGDRVELARALSDLGEALDTLGKHAEARELSWIAMAETEASGSGATPIPVDWEDGDAGDRRSVLSDSELRVAELAAKGHTNREISAILYITVSTVEQHLTRVYRKLGMRSRADLPHRLPQRTGAGPRAFEARG, from the coding sequence GTGCGGCACCTGCGGCGGGCGGGTGACCGGGTCGAGCTGGCCCGCGCCCTGTCCGACCTCGGTGAGGCGCTCGACACCTTGGGGAAGCACGCCGAGGCCCGCGAGCTGTCCTGGATCGCGATGGCCGAGACCGAGGCGTCCGGCTCCGGCGCCACGCCCATCCCGGTCGACTGGGAGGACGGCGACGCCGGAGACAGGCGATCGGTCCTGAGCGACTCCGAGCTGCGCGTGGCCGAGCTCGCCGCGAAGGGCCACACGAACCGCGAGATCAGCGCCATCCTCTACATCACCGTCAGCACCGTCGAGCAACACCTCACCAGGGTCTACCGCAAGCTGGGCATGCGCAGCCGGGCGGACCTGCCGCACCGCCTGCCCCAGCGGACCGGCGCCGGCCCACGGGCCTTCGAAGCCCGAGGGTGA
- a CDS encoding AAA family ATPase has product MPTDHGDALAELVGLLAECSAGTGRLALVSGGLTSGKTELLQRFQLHAAASGALLLTATGAPAERPLQAGVIDQLFHGAGLPPEIADRVSHLITPIAATVNESGADVQSIHHSHVRPVHELCQILLELSRERPVVLCVDDVQFADSSSLQFILYLRRRMRAGRVLVVLTEWQQPQPTLPLFHVELTRRPHHRIRLAPLSECGIAELLRDRVPDPDALAPAWHTLSGGNPMLVRALVEDLEAGHETGPDQVGPAFKHAVLECLHRWEAGLLEVARAIAVLGEERTPVLLGRLAGTTPEAVEQAVDVLTPPACCSTVVSATRRGPAILDSTPGAERVRLHARAAELLYQRRAAAVVADHLVAAGPVASGWPVAVLRIAAEQALMGDDVAAAVRYLEPALPAVEPDERLGVTSVLVRALWRVNPAAAVVHMEPLHEAMWAGGLRGRDAMTVVHHALWIGDEATAVRALAVLDQNPGMLDAQSAAELRIVCQWFHGLDQATAVATDVVADADPWVAAAQAIGTFWTAEFHPDAIASAEHILRSCRLGDMSLEVVLTALLILVHSGHPDRAERWCDRLTAEAVRGGAVTWQSILEVVRADIALRRGEVVVAAARAETALALLPHQGWGLSIGYPLAVLLEANTALNRHRVIADVMRLRVPDAMFATAAGLRYLHARGNGNLAVGRVLAAISDFQNCGTRMREWGVDLPVLAPWRCGLAQANLTLGRPEAARELISEQMLLPAGDRRTRRGAAGPRRRGRARRATRAAARGRAAPAAGG; this is encoded by the coding sequence GTGCCGACGGACCATGGTGACGCGCTCGCCGAACTCGTCGGCCTGCTCGCCGAGTGCTCGGCGGGCACAGGCAGACTCGCGCTGGTCAGTGGTGGTCTGACCAGTGGGAAGACGGAGCTGCTCCAGCGGTTCCAGTTGCACGCCGCCGCCTCCGGGGCGTTGTTGCTGACCGCGACCGGCGCGCCGGCCGAGCGTCCTCTGCAGGCAGGTGTCATCGACCAGTTGTTCCACGGCGCCGGGCTGCCGCCGGAAATAGCGGACCGCGTTTCCCACCTCATCACGCCGATCGCCGCGACCGTGAACGAGTCCGGGGCGGACGTGCAGAGCATCCATCATTCCCATGTGCGGCCCGTGCATGAACTGTGTCAAATTCTGCTCGAATTGTCGCGGGAACGCCCGGTCGTGTTGTGCGTGGACGACGTGCAATTCGCCGACAGCTCCTCGCTGCAATTCATCCTCTACCTGAGGCGGCGGATGAGAGCCGGGCGGGTGCTCGTGGTGCTCACCGAGTGGCAGCAGCCGCAGCCGACGCTGCCGCTGTTCCACGTCGAGCTGACCCGGCGGCCACACCACCGCATCCGGCTCGCACCGCTGTCGGAGTGCGGGATCGCCGAACTGCTGCGCGACCGGGTGCCCGATCCCGACGCGCTCGCGCCTGCCTGGCACACCCTCAGCGGCGGCAACCCGATGCTGGTCCGAGCACTGGTCGAAGACTTGGAGGCCGGGCACGAAACCGGTCCCGACCAGGTCGGTCCCGCGTTCAAGCACGCGGTGCTGGAGTGCCTGCACCGCTGGGAAGCGGGGCTGCTCGAGGTCGCGCGCGCCATCGCCGTGCTCGGCGAGGAGCGCACCCCGGTCCTGCTCGGCCGGCTGGCCGGCACCACGCCCGAGGCCGTCGAGCAGGCGGTCGACGTGCTCACGCCGCCGGCCTGCTGCTCGACGGTCGTTTCCGCCACCCGGCGCGGGCCGGCGATCCTCGACAGCACGCCGGGCGCCGAACGGGTGCGGCTGCACGCCCGTGCCGCCGAACTGCTCTACCAGCGGCGCGCGGCGGCCGTGGTGGCCGACCACCTCGTGGCCGCCGGCCCGGTCGCATCGGGCTGGCCGGTCGCCGTGCTGCGCATCGCCGCCGAACAGGCGCTCATGGGTGACGACGTGGCAGCGGCCGTGCGTTACCTGGAACCCGCGCTGCCCGCGGTCGAGCCGGACGAGCGGCTGGGCGTCACCAGCGTCCTGGTCCGGGCGCTGTGGCGGGTCAACCCGGCCGCCGCCGTCGTGCACATGGAACCCCTGCACGAGGCGATGTGGGCGGGCGGGCTGCGCGGCCGGGACGCCATGACCGTCGTGCACCACGCGCTGTGGATCGGGGACGAGGCCACGGCGGTGCGTGCGCTCGCCGTGCTCGACCAGAACCCCGGCATGCTGGACGCGCAGAGCGCGGCCGAGCTGCGGATCGTCTGCCAGTGGTTCCACGGCCTCGACCAGGCGACCGCCGTGGCCACCGACGTGGTGGCCGACGCGGACCCGTGGGTGGCCGCGGCGCAGGCCATCGGCACCTTCTGGACCGCCGAGTTCCACCCCGACGCCATCGCCAGCGCCGAGCACATCCTGCGGAGCTGCCGGCTCGGCGACATGTCGCTGGAGGTCGTGCTCACCGCCCTGCTGATCCTGGTGCACAGCGGCCACCCCGACCGGGCCGAGCGGTGGTGCGACCGGCTCACCGCCGAGGCCGTCCGCGGTGGCGCGGTGACCTGGCAGTCGATCCTGGAGGTCGTCCGAGCCGACATCGCCCTGCGGCGCGGGGAGGTGGTGGTGGCCGCCGCCCGCGCCGAGACCGCACTGGCCCTGCTGCCGCACCAGGGCTGGGGCCTGTCCATCGGCTACCCGCTGGCCGTGCTGCTGGAGGCCAACACCGCGCTGAACCGGCACCGCGTGATCGCCGACGTCATGCGACTGCGCGTGCCCGACGCCATGTTCGCCACCGCCGCCGGCCTGCGCTACCTGCACGCCCGCGGCAACGGCAACCTCGCCGTCGGGCGGGTGCTCGCCGCCATCAGCGACTTCCAGAACTGCGGCACCCGGATGCGCGAGTGGGGCGTCGACCTGCCGGTGCTCGCGCCGTGGCGCTGCGGCCTCGCCCAGGCCAACCTCACCCTCGGCCGCCCGGAGGCGGCTCGCGAGCTGATCAGCGAGCAGATGCTGCTGCCGGCCGGCGACCGCCGCACCCGGCGCGGCGCTGCGGGTCCTCGCCGCCGCGGGCGAGCTCGCCGAGCGACCCGCGCTGCTGCGCGAGGCCGTGCGGCACCTGCGGCGGGCGGGTGA
- a CDS encoding zinc-binding dehydrogenase, whose protein sequence is MDAAPTGGRIDRADQASPHGGALPALVGLTGDPDRVVTVSDFAAAAELGVRTTAIEMRYDRLDTFARLAAEGVLVVPVARTYPLDQVQEAAELSRSRRPGGKLVLLP, encoded by the coding sequence CTGGACGCGGCTCCGACCGGCGGCCGGATCGACCGCGCCGACCAGGCCAGTCCGCACGGGGGAGCGCTGCCGGCCCTGGTCGGGCTGACCGGTGACCCCGACCGCGTCGTCACCGTCTCGGACTTCGCCGCCGCGGCGGAGTTGGGCGTCCGGACCACCGCCATCGAGATGCGCTACGACCGGCTGGACACCTTCGCCCGGCTGGCCGCCGAAGGTGTTCTGGTCGTACCGGTCGCCCGCACCTACCCGCTCGACCAGGTCCAGGAGGCGGCCGAGCTCAGCCGGTCGCGGCGGCCGGGAGGCAAGCTCGTGCTCCTCCCGTGA
- a CDS encoding alcohol dehydrogenase catalytic domain-containing protein, whose translation MRALQFDRFGAPDEIVLREVPQPHPGPGQIRIAVRACGLNPADWAVVDGLLADRLPPLPRGLGFEVAGTVDVLGQGVTGIEIGDRVFGPAAFAGPTAGAAEYAVVAAWARIPDGVSDEQAAALPMAAETAWQALDDLGVVPASCCSSTARVPRWVRPRSASRCTGCPGDRHRRAEAGGRAGGGRAVTGYGDGMADRVTALAGGRVDRPGRGSDRRPDRPRRPGQSARGSAAGPGRADR comes from the coding sequence GTGAGAGCTCTTCAGTTCGACCGGTTCGGTGCTCCGGACGAGATCGTGCTGCGCGAAGTTCCGCAGCCGCACCCCGGACCGGGGCAGATCCGGATCGCCGTACGTGCGTGCGGCCTGAACCCGGCCGACTGGGCGGTCGTCGACGGCCTGCTCGCCGACCGGTTGCCGCCGCTGCCCCGCGGGCTCGGCTTCGAGGTCGCGGGCACCGTCGACGTGCTCGGCCAGGGTGTCACCGGCATCGAGATCGGCGACCGCGTGTTCGGCCCGGCGGCCTTCGCCGGCCCGACGGCGGGGGCCGCCGAGTACGCGGTGGTGGCGGCCTGGGCCCGCATCCCGGACGGGGTTTCCGACGAGCAGGCCGCCGCGCTGCCGATGGCGGCCGAGACGGCGTGGCAGGCGCTCGACGACCTCGGCGTGGTGCCGGCGAGCTGCTGCTCGTCCACGGCGCGGGTTCCACGGTGGGTGAGGCCGCGGTCCGCTTCGCGTTGCACCGGGTGTCCGGGTGATCGCCACCGCCGGGCCGAGGCGGGCGGCCGCGCTGGAGGCGGGCGCGCGGTCACCGGCTACGGCGACGGCATGGCCGACCGCGTCACCGCGCTGGCCGGCGGGCGCGTCGACCGCCCTGGACGCGGCTCCGACCGGCGGCCGGATCGACCGCGCCGACCAGGCCAGTCCGCACGGGGGAGCGCTGCCGGCCCTGGTCGGGCTGACCGGTGA